TCACCAATGAATAGCCTTTATCACAGAAATATTGGGGCGGGGGGATTCAATCGACTCCCCGCTGAGCGAGTATCACACCTCGGTGAACAAATTCTCGATGACAATTGACGGGTTGGGGATAAACGGGTCAAAGCTACCTCTGAGACTGACATTTTTCGATGACGGATTCCTGTATTATCATAAGGATCAACACCAGCCAAACGGTTTAAACCTTTGCCACCTTTGCTATTTTACCGTATTGAAGACTGTGAAGTTGTGGCTGCACACACGCACGCGACACATCGGAGCCGAGGCCAAGCGGCGTCTCACATCCCGACCGATACCCCCGTAAGGCCCCGgaccctttcctcccaccccagacCCGCCGGCGCCGACGGACACCCCGGGTTACCCAGGACGGACCGGGGCTGCGTGGACAACTCCCCCTTGCACCCCGTTCTCCAAACCATGCAAAGAAAATACGTGTTCTAGcggtcagtcagtagcatttatcgagcgctttctctgtgcggagcatcgtactaagcgcttgggagagtacgatataacagacccattccccgcccacaatgagcttacagtctagagcctatAGTCCATAGAATTCCCAGCTTTTACAGAAAGCTCAAGAATCCCCGCGAAATGGTTCTGAAATTTAATTTCCACCTTACGCGCTATTTTAAAACCAGCTTGTTGACCAAACTCCGTGGCCCGGGCGATTTCAACGGCTTCCCAAGTGAAGAGACACCACCGGACTCCGCGAGGAGATAAATCAGCGGGCACCGGGAGTCGCCAAGCACAGGGTTGGTCATCCAAGGGAGACGTTTCTTGCAGACCACAGATGAGCGGATCCTATCTTCCCATTAGGGGCCGTAAAAGCCACCGGACTGCCACCGACCTTGCCGGCTGCCGGGGCAAGGAGTCACACTGGCTTCTTCACCGCTGGGGTCGATTCCAGCCTGTATCATCAGGACGGACACATTCTTCTGTAAGTCAGTGATTCGACCACCCATTTCTTCCAGTAGAAAGTTAAGGAGCGGCCGAGTTGCAGGGAGGCCCGGCTCTTTCTAAtcaaaatgaattatggctaCCGGATTTGGCTTCGGGCCAGTCCGAAGGGGCAGgtgtctgggaatcagaacagCCAGGCCCAACTCTGCCTttgacctgccgtgtgacctcagggaaaGCCCTCATAACCTCTCCGGGACTCCCggttccttatctgtgaaatggggataatgacaCCTGCCACTCCTTATCTCCCAGGGGTTCCCGGAGGATAAAAGAAGGCAATCAAGGTTTTAGGGCTGAGAAAAGATAAAAGGGCACCATAATTTCCAGctactataataaaaataaactggAAATAATAGATCTGCCCTACCTGTCTTTGTTTGTAAGGCAAAGCAGAATCAAAGGGCTCCTCATCGGGGGAAATCAGGCAGGAGAATGTTTCGAGCGCTTacgctctgcagagcactgtactaacgaggCACCCGAGGGAGAGCACAGTGAGTTggtggacactatccctgccttcgggagtttacaatccagcggtGGAGAGGGATTCTGAATAAACGACAGGTACAGGGGGATAAGGGGCAATTCTGAGGACTTCCCGGGTCTCGATATCCCCTACCagctgccactctcctgctgcaGGGGCCACTTAAAAGATGGATtctcaattataataatattggttaagtgctaatttgtatgtgccaagcactggggccgaCACAAGGTCAgcgggtcggactcagtccctgtctcacgaggggctcacagtcaaagtgggacGAACAAGTACTGACTCtctgttttgcaggtgaggacactgaggcacagaagagggaagtggcatgcccaagggcactcagcaggcaagtgggagagcagggattaggacccaggtcctccgactcccaaacccgggcttttcccCGCTAGGCCAGGCGGCTTCCCGAGTCCTCTAAAGCCCGTTGTAGCAATTTCATTATTTTTGGAAAACCTTTTCACACCCTAAAGGAGCCAGTGCAAACTGCATTGACGTTAACCCAAATCCTCAGCTCTGATCTAATTCAACTCCATGAAGAGGTGCGCTGGCCGCAGGAAGCCAGCTGCCCAAGTGTCTTGGGTGGGATCTTCAGAAACCGCCccgagtgattttttttccaacagcTTTTTACTTCATCTTGTTgccttccattaataataataataataacgttggtatttgttaagcgcttactatgtgccgagcactgttctaaagcgctgggggagacacagggtagtcaggttgtcccacatgaggctcacagttaatccccattttacagatgagggaactgaggcacagagaagtgaagtgacttgcccacagtcacacagctgacaagtggcagagctgggagtcgaacccatgacctctgactccgaagcccaggctcttttccactgagccacgctgcttccattccgCTTGGCCCGCTACAGCCGATTCTCGAAGCGCCTCACTAGAACCCAAGAATATCCAAAGAAATATCCACTAACACCAACCGGCAAAAACAGGCCCTATTCCCGACACGGTCCCAGGATCCTACTCACGCCACGGCAGAAAAGGATATTTCTCTCAGTTAATGTTTCCGTCAGAGCTTGAAAATTGTCTTGAAGTTCCTGCAGTATGTTATCTGCCTGAAGAATGAACCGCAAACATCCATCACCAACCAGGGACATTTGCATTTTCACGGGACCTTACGTTTCAAAGTTTTTTCTTCAAATTTctaatcgttcattcaatagtatttattgagcagagcactgcactaagcgcttggaatggacgattcggcaacccatagagaacatccctgcccagtgacgggctcacagtctcatcactTTGCtcatcatcgtatttattgagcgcggtattgtataataataataataataatgagggtatttgttaagcgcttactatgtgccaagcactgttctaagcaatgaggtagagaacagtgtggcctagcagaaaaagcccaggcctgggagtcggaggacttgggtcctaatccctgctctcccacttgcctgctgagtgacctcgggcaagtcacttcacttctctgggcctcagttacctcatctgtaaaatggggatgaagactgtgagccccacgtgggaccttgtatctcccccagcgcttagaacagtgcttggcacatagtaagggcttaacaaatgccacctttattgttattatacaagGGAGTCGGATTGTTGAAGCTCCTTCTGTGTGCCCTGTGCTGTACTGTAGTGTGCCCAGTAAGTAagcaggtgctctgcacatagtaagcgcttaacaaataccaacattaaataatgattataataagcatttaaccaatgctattattattattattgttattgtgtgcagagggccTTACCGGGCCCCTACTATCTGCAGAATGCTGTTCTGGGCCCCTACTGTGTGAGGACTGtaatatcactactactactactactaataataatgatgggtattttttaagcacctactatgtgccaagcactgttctaagccctggggcagtccTTCTCCCCA
This sequence is a window from Ornithorhynchus anatinus isolate Pmale09 chromosome X2, mOrnAna1.pri.v4, whole genome shotgun sequence. Protein-coding genes within it:
- the HSBP1L1 gene encoding heat shock factor-binding protein 1-like protein 1, which codes for MEGPERPVARLADNILQELQDNFQALTETLTERMEEMGGRITDLQKNVSVLMIQAGIDPSGEEASVTPCPGSRQGRWQSGGFYGP